The following nucleotide sequence is from Megalops cyprinoides isolate fMegCyp1 chromosome 6, fMegCyp1.pri, whole genome shotgun sequence.
AGGAATCCTTAGCCATAGGAAATACGACAGACGTGTTTAGGCTGACATGTCAGGTTCAGGTTATACTGAAGGAATGACACCATTGTGACACTGTGGCTCTTGGTATGGTTTATGACATGTGATAACAAGTGTACTGGCAAGctcaaaaacaacatttacaagCATTATAAACGTTTCAGTGAGATATGCTgaatcacagaaaatgaatgcacagtATGAGTGAGTTAACACAACTGAAAAccagaaatctgaaaaaaagaaagctggtGACCCCGCATGACACTAGCTGAGAAAACGTAGGTTTACTACAGCTTATTTCTATGTTGTTTTGAAGCCTGCTATCCCAACTTAAGTGGTCTCAGTTTAGAACTGGCTAGGTTATTTCACTTTGTATGGATCAAAACCTCACTCTATTTAACCTTGCAAAACAGGAAGCTCTGCATTCATTACCTTAAAAACATTCTGCACGCATCTGGAATTCGCACCGAGTTGAAAAGTCACGGAAGAATTACTAGACTGTTGGATGTGCTCGCTGGGAAtacattcaaatcaaaataaGGCAAACGCGCAACTTTTACTTTATCGATAAATGTTGTGATGATGTGATGAATGAGTgattcaaaataacattttgtaaatttgaTTTACTGAAACTCGGCTGTTCTTGTAATTGGTGGTGGCATCTGCTCAGATTTCATGGCACAAATGTGTTACAAAAAAGTTCTAACAGCGAAAAACATGTAACGGCAGCCAACAGCAGAGTAGGGCTTTACAATGACCACTTAGTCACCTCAATtagtcatttttcagagaaaaaaatcgCTTTTCCGGTAAGTAAACGGGAAGTCTCCTTTAAGAGACTAATTTGAATGCGATATAAAACGCCATGTAACAAGTTTCTGtcttacaaaaaatattttactatgTGAACAAATGTGACGGTAACATCAACTGCTTCGATAACTTACCTTAACAAATGTTGCCTGTCCATTTTCTCTTATGGATTCGATGCTAATGGCATAcgaagacacacacaccaactgtACCTCACCGCGTCAATGTTCCACTTTCTCGAAAACGAAACCTTTCGCGGAAGTTGCGACAACACGCGCAAGCCAGTATGCGAGTCAGTGACAGTAAATGTACATTATTACTCAAGGATTGTACCAAGTATGCCCAAATGTTTATGTTGGTTTTAATTAAGCATATTAGTATAGATCCATTAACTACAAACTAGCAAGCACTCTAACTCACAATTAatgctgtgtgcgtgtattgTATACAACATATTGTGCGTATAATTTGTGGACTTATTCGTCAAACAGCAAATAGATATGTACAGACACTAAGAACTAGGCATGAATGTGCACTTtcacataaaacaatgaatgagTTAACTTTATTCAAGATAATATCTGGTAGTACTTTtagttacacaaacacagacatacacttcATTTTGTCTATTACCTGATATACTTAGCGGTATATGTCGATTTCCATACAGTACTGAGAGAGACCCTCTAACGATGGATAGTGGTTACACAAACTGACCCTTAAGGGCTTATGTATGGTcataatacatacaaataacaCTTAAAAGCAGCTCAACAAACACTGCAATCCTAAGCCCGGCCAACTGAGCTGTTGCATATTGCCAGCATCTCCGCCCTTTATATGTATCTGTGGTTCCCATACCTAGATTTTGTAGTTATGAAACTCAATAAACTGTGTTGCAGCTTCAATAAAATGGTTAAAGCCTCTGATTAAAGTTGGAGATCAATTGGACCAGCTAGGCCTTTTGAAAACGGCTTTCTGGCCAGTAGGACTAACGTGCTTTACTACTTTATCAAAGGAAAGTATCAAAATCCACCAGAAAACACTGGCAGGGGCGATGGTATTTAGACATCCTAAATAGAGCTGCGTTCAACCATCACTTTATGAAATTTTACAGTTGCACAGTCAAATATAAATTCAgcatgtatgtaaaaatattgaaataatgaaaagatgGATCccataatatttacaaaagacAACCATTTTTCAGGGTGGCACTTCACATTACAGAGACTGACTGGGGGCCCTGAACTGGCAAGTGTTCTTGATTCTGAATTCTTCACACCATAAAAACCAGGTATATCAGATACAAACAAATCAGGTGAATCAGGTTAGATCAAATAACTTCTTCACAATTAAAGACACATACAATAATGACTGCTCTTCATATTTATGTTCTGCCAGCGCCTGACTCTTGCGAAAAGCACCATGCAGAGGCTTTACACGAAGTGCTCAAAGATAAGGCACAGAAAATTAAGGAGATAATGGCACTAAAATGTTATGAGGTATGTTTTCACTTGTTCCTGTTagtacatacatatgcatgcaacaTTTTTATACTCGTAATACTCTGCAAAATACTCTACCTTTCTAACATGACCCTCACCTGTTTATATTCAGTATCATTCAATGCTAACTAGGCAATTCATTAACTCCTCCTAAAACAGTATGTATCATTCGCATTAATGCTTGCACTACAAACCACTTTCATTATTGTCTCCATGTGAAGAAAGAACCAGGCTACATTATTGTGCAGCAGCAAGTAGCTGGGTAGTCATCGGCACTGACATGGAACTCATTCCCATAGACAAAGTAGTTGTGCAAGTTTCCTTTCCATTTATATGTGACTTTGGTGATGGGAATCAGTTCGATGGTCTGCCTCTGGAACAAGACAAAAATCACAATATGAGCTTTTGCACTTCAGTGTTGTAACACTACTAGAGTACTATTACATATATACCGTATTATGAACAGGATGAAATGCCTACTTCGGATGAATTACATTAATTGTGTGACATCATTAAGTGAAATTACAAAGTTAATTTGTAATCAGAATGTgacattatgaaatatgaaaatgtttgaattttcaATTCATTCTGATCAACATTTGAGAAAATATAATTCATTGTACAGTATTCCCCATCattcatgaaacaaaacacaatgctctcgtgaattttaaatgttttaaacttttgttaCATTATCCCCCTGTGTATGCCTTACATCCTCACTGAATATGAAAGTTAAGGATTTAAGTGGGTTCTAagactgtgtgttgtgtgaggtGTCCTTCATTTTATAAGTTGTGAAATGACTACATTTACAGAATTTCTAGTTTTATATTGTCAAGTACAGTGATCGGGAGCTTGGAAAATGGACTTTTAAATGCAACCAGTTTATCTGCACAAACATTTGTCTTatgttacatgttttatttttgcttgagCACATTTCGTTTTTAATGCAATcaagtttaaatgtttactgtttCATGCAAACCATTTTCTTCTGAAACAAAGCTCCGTCTCAGTACTGATACTATTCTGTATTGTACCTACCTTGTAGACAGTGTACACATACTACGTTAGATATATAAAAATGGTTCAGCTTCATGCGACTAAGCACAATGGGACTTAAGGTACATACCTGTTGAAGGATGCGTGCATTCTGTGAGTATGTGGCCTGGTGATCCCTCACTAGGCGCTCAGCAGCCTGCCCAACTGCAGGATCAGGGAAACCCATCACTGGGTACACCTATATGAAACAGGACATGATAGGCATtgtgacactgacactgtgttCAGTATGGATACCACCGCACCGCCTCATTCTGCACACTTCCTTTACTCACAATTCTAGTGCAGTGCCATATATTTCTGTCACCAAGCACCCTTAATGGAAGTTGGCGCCTTACCATGTACTGGGTGTCTTTGAAGAGCTCTTTCCCGGATACACTGCTCAGGTTTTCAACTTTCAAACCACTTGACTGCTCCACAACATAATCCTCAATATTATTAGTCCTGGATAATTAAAGGACATGTATTAGTACCTCAAagaaaaatatctgtatttgcatataggcaaaaaatacattgactttttaatttataaagtttacagttacagttacagaggCAGCAGTagaagtagaaaaaaacagtatctgCAATTGTACTGTCAACTGGGGTAATGctgcatttaaaattaaacgattaaatgttaattatgGGAAATGCCTTCTAAAAGTACACCTAAAATGCATACCAAATTACAATATATGGCAACATAAAAGTTGAGCATATCAGAGGTTTGTCaatgaaatatgtttatgtGCATAGTAATAATATTCATGCCACAAAAGTGCTTATCTGACCAATTTCTTTAGTGATGTGTTCTGAATGCACTGATCTGCATTTTGATCATCTGAGACAGAATGGATACAATGCCAGTTCGAATTAAAAGGACTCACCATTTGACCATGAGCTTGATGTAGACCAGGAGCTGTCGCTTCCCATGACAAGTCTTGCACTCATTGGATCCATGGCCATGACAATGGGAGcagctgcaaaaacagaaaacatgaccCTCTAGCTCTCCCCAACCAGTGCCAAAGAATAACTGTTTCACAAGAGAAGAtatttgtatgtctgtgcttTGACAGTTAACATTCCATAAACATGACTCCCTTAATCAGCTCTGAATAAGATAgttgtttgccatttttttaattactaaCAACTTCTTCAGAAATAAGGCTACTTACTTTTCTCTGCCCCTTCCATtgcagtgactgcactgctctTCCCCAGACCGCACACCCGAACCGTTGCACACCCAGCAGACTTTCTGGGTTTCCAGGCATGGTGGGAAAGTACAAAAAGTGAACAATTGTACAATCGCTACCATAGAAAGACGCTGtgtgataaaatgcaaaacaaactgTAACCTAGAaggaatacagaaaaaagataaaaaggacGGAGAAAGACCCTTATAATCTTACATTGCCAGCACCGGAACATTCTTTGCATGGAATCCTGCCTGTCGCCATGCAGGTGTGGCAGTTCTACAAGAACAGGGTGTAGATACAGAGAAATGGTTACAGACTTTAATTCTAACAAACTGGACTTCG
It contains:
- the LOC118779453 gene encoding protein SSUH2 homolog, with protein sequence MYSNQEGHAMLAPQGTDFLGPTAPPPSMFDNVPGYEGTVAGGGGGFVPPPAPYPPPAPEPAPVQPEWNIPSITEDTAQEAFLLYASGHCCYSKAPAQDGVITSMDAFNTYRYRLETFTESRSTEWDHEVYHGQPVDAFTQTAPGPWDIKVQMPTLFQDHTEDIKVPYTSSVKNCHTCMATGRIPCKECSGAGNKVCWVCNGSGVRSGEEQCSHCNGRGRENCSHCHGHGSNECKTCHGKRQLLVYIKLMVKWTNNIEDYVVEQSSGLKVENLSSVSGKELFKDTQYMVYPVMGFPDPAVGQAAERLVRDHQATYSQNARILQQRQTIELIPITKVTYKWKGNLHNYFVYGNEFHVSADDYPATCCCTIM